In the Gossypium raimondii isolate GPD5lz chromosome 9, ASM2569854v1, whole genome shotgun sequence genome, one interval contains:
- the LOC105797862 gene encoding NAC domain-containing protein 100, whose protein sequence is MENLPPGFRFHPTDEELITYYLSHKVSDITFTSKAIVDVDLNKCEPWDLPAKASMGEKEWYFFSLRDRKYPTGLRTNRATEAGYWKTTGKDKEIFRAGGVLVGMKKTLVFYKGRAPKGEKSNWVMHEYRLENKHPFKASKEEWVVCRVFQKSAAVKKPQPSSSSQPSLGSPCDANSIVNEFGDVELPNLNINANPSCGFNDIATPSYSNTVNHGHMNAMNLNLDFGAASLPSSLSWPSSILSPNLSMNSFLFKALQLRNYQPRDVSGMDYSILSSTQGINIPPFGTDLASNFQGAVASSSKVVVPMPQQQQQQQEQPFNMDSLW, encoded by the exons ATGGAGAATCTTCCTCCAGGGTTCAGATTCCATCCCACAGATGAAGAACTCATCACTTACTATCTTTCCCACAAGGTCTCTGATATCACCTTCACTTCCAAAGCTATTGTCGATGTTGATCTCAATAAATGTGAACCTTGGGATCTACCAG CCAAGGCATCGATGGGGGAGAAAGAATGGTACTTCTTCAGCTTGAGAGACCGAAAATACCCAACTGGGCTTCGAACGAACCGAGCTACTGAAGCAGGGTATTGGAAAACAACAGGCAAAGACAAGGAAATCTTCCGTGCAGGTGGCGTTCTCGTTGGGATGAAGAAAACCCTAGTTTTCTACAAGGGAAGAGCCCCCAAGGGTGAGAAAAGTAACTGGGTCATGCATGAGTATAGGCTTGAAAACAAACACCCTTTCAAAGCCTCAAAG GAGGAATGGGTGGTGTGTAGGGTATTCCAAAAGAGTGCAGCAGTGAAGAAACCGCAGCCAAGTTCATCCTCACAACCCTCGCTTGGATCTCCATGTGATGCAAATTCAATTGTGAATGAGTTTGGAGACGTTGAGCTACCAAACTTGAACATCAATGCCAACCCATCGTGTGGGTTCAACGACATTGCAACACCTAGTTACAGTAATACTGTTAACCATGGCCATATGAACGCCATGAACTTAAACCTGGATTTCGGAGCAGCTAGCCTTCCATCGTCGCTTTCATGGCCTTCTAGCATTTTAAGCCCTAATCTTTCCATGAATTCCTTTCTCTTTAAGGCGTTGCAGCTTAGGAATTATCAACCAAGAGATGTTTCAGGTATGGATTATTCGATTCTATCGTCGACACAAGGGATTAATATTCCTCCATTTGGAACAGATCTAGCTTCTAATTTCCAAGGCGCGGTGGCTTCTTCTTCTAAGGTCGTAGTTCCTATGcctcaacaacaacaacaacaacaggaGCAACCATTCAATATGGACTCCCTGTGGTGA